Genomic DNA from Catellatospora sp. TT07R-123:
TCCTCCATACGGCGCGATTCAGTGCGTCGACGGGCCGAGGCACACCCGCGGCACGCCGCCGAACCTGGTCGAGACCGATCCGGTCACATTCCTGCAACTCGCGGCCGGGCGTGTGGAATGGGACACCGCGGTCGCCGACGGGCGGATCCGGGCCAGCGGCATCCGGTCCGACATCTCCCCGCTGTTCCCCATCCGGTGATCCTGTCACTCGGGCAACACCTGTTATTCAGTCATGCTGTCCACGGACTGGCCGCCGATCCGGCGACCCGGCCGAGTCACGTACACTGAGCTGCGGCGGTGAACGCCGCCCGACGCCGACTCACTCCATCGAACGCCGGCTCATTCTGCCGGGCGTGACAGCTACTGAAGCGACAAGCGCAAGGAGCAGCACGGTGCCCCGAGGCGACGGCCGGTTGAGCCACGAACTCGACCCCCACCGGCCAGGCCCGCAAGACGCCTGCGGCGTCTTCGGTGTCTGGGCCCCCGGTGAAGAGGTTGCCAAGCTCACCTACTTCGGCCTGTACGCACTGCAGCACCGCGGCCAGGAGGCGGCGGGCATCGCGGTCAGCGACGGATCCGGCGTGGTGGTCTACAAGGACATCGGCCTGGTCGCCCAGGTCTTCGACGAGCCGACCCTGGCCAGCCTGCGCGGCCACCTGGCGATCGGACACGCCCGCTACTCGACCACCGGCGACTCGACCTGGGAGAACTCCCAGCCGACGCTCCAGTCGACCACCGCGGGCACCACGATCGCGCTCGCGCACAACGGCAACCTGGTCAACACCGCCGACCTGGCCCGCCGCGCCGCCGAGCTCGGCATGGACAGCCGCGGTTCGACCAACGACACCGGCCTGGTGACCATGCTCCTGGCCGGGCGCCCCGACCTGTCGGTCGAGGCCGCCGCGCTGGAGGTGCTGCCGACCGTCGAGGGCGCGTTCAGCTTCGTCTTCATGGACGAGAACACGCTGTACGCGGCCCGCGACCCGCACGGCGTGCGCCCCCTGATGCTCGGCCGCCTGGAGCGCGGCTGGGTCATCGCGAGCGAGCAGGCCGCGCTGGACATCTGCGGCGCCTCGGTGGTCCGGGAGGTCGAGCCGGGCGAGCTCATCGCCATCGACGAGTACGGGCTGCGCTCCTCGCGCTTCGCCGCGCCCGACCCCAAGGGCTGCCTGTTCGAGTACGTGTACCTGGCCCGCCCGGACGCGACCATCTCCGGCCGCAACGTCTACTCGACCCGGGTCGAGATCGGCCGCCGCCTCGCCGCCGAGCACCCGGTCGAGGCCGACCTGGTCATCCCGGTGCCCGAGTCGGGCACCCCGGCCGCGATCGGCTACGCCGAGGCCTCCGGCATCCCGTACGGCCAGGGCCTCATGAAGAACGCCTACGTCGGCCGGACCTTCATCCAGCCGTCGCAGACGATCCGGCAGCTGGGCATCCGGCTCAAGCTGAACCCGCTGCGCGACAACGTGCGGGGCAAGCGCCTCGTCGTCGTCGACGACTCCATCGTGCGCGGCAACACGCAGCGCGCCATCGTGCGCATGCTGCGTGAGGCCGGGGCGCTGGAGGTCCACGTACGCATCTCCTCCCCGCCGGTCAAGTGGCCGTGCTTCTACGGCATCGACTTCGCCACCGGCGCCGAACTGCTCGCGAACGGCATGGACATGGAGGGCATCCGCCGCTCCATCGGTGCCGACTCGCTGGGCTACGTGTCGCTTGAGAGCCTCATCGCAGCGTCCGAGCAGCCGAAGAACCGGTTGTGCCGGGCCTGCTTCGACGGCGAGTACCCGATCGCGCTGCCCGCGAGCAACCTGATCGGCAAGCATGTGCTCGAAGGGGTCGGCCGCCGCGTCGGCACCGACGAGCGCGTGGACCAGGCCCAGGTTCCGGCGGCGACGCCGTCGACGGAACTCAGCCGGTCCCAGTGACACCCGGCCGGGGCGGACCGGCCGATCGACACGGCTGCCGCGCGCGCTGACGCGCGCGGTGCCGCGGGCAACAAAGGGGAGAGAAGACCGTGACGCACGTGACCGAGCGCCCCGTCTCCGGGCCGGGCTCCGACGGGGACCGTCAGCTGTGGACGGCAGCCAGCAGCAGCAACCGCCGACGCACGGGCTCGTCGTACGCCGACGCAGGCGTATCGATCGACGCCGGTGACCGGGCGGTGGAGCTGCTCAAGGACAAGGTGCAGCGCACCCACCGGCCCGAGGTGCTCGGCGGTCTCGGCGGCTTCTCCGGCCTGTTCAAGCTGGACACCTCGAAGTACCGCAACCCGGTGCTCGCCTCCTCGACCGACGGCGTCGGCACCAAGCTCGCGATCGCGCAGCAGATGAACATCCACGACACGGTCGGCATCGACCTGGTCGCGATGGTCGTCGACGACCTGGTCGCGTGCGGTGCGGAGCCGCTGTTCCTGCTCGACTACATCGCCTGCGGCGAGGTCGTGCCGGACCGGATCGCGGAGATCGGCGCCGGTATCGCCGACGGCTGCCGCTACGCGGGCTGCGCGCTGCTGGGCGGCGAGACCGCCGAGCACCCCGGCCTGATGCGCCCGGACGAGTACGACCTGTCGGCCAACGGCGTCGGCGTCGTCGAGGAGGACCAGATCCTCGGCCCCGACCGGGTCCAGCTCGGCGACGTGGTGATCGCGATGCGCTCCTCCGGCCTGCACTCCAACGGGTACTCGCTGGTCCGCCACGTGCTGCTCGGCCAGGCCCGGCTCAAGCTCGACAGCGTCATCGAGGACCTGGGCGACCAGCGCACCCTCGGCGAGGAGCTGCTCACCCCCACCAAGATCTACGCCAAGGACTGCCTGAACCTGATCGCCGAGTGCGACGTGCGCGCCCTGGCCCACGTCACCGGCGGCGGCATCCCCGGCAACCTCAACCGGGTGCTGCCGAAGAACATGGACGCGACGGTCGACCGGGCCTCCTGGGCCCCGCAGCCGATCTTCGACCTGATCCAGCGCAAGGGCCGGATCGACGGCCACGACATGGAGTCGACGTTCAACATGGGCGTCGGCATGTTCGCGGTCGTCTCGCCCGAGGACGCCGACCGCGCGATGGCGCTGCTCACCGGCCGCGGCATCGAGTGCTGGCAGGTCGGCGACGTCATCGAGGGCTCCGGCGTGGTCCAGATGCACGGCGCGTACACCCGCGGGTAGTTCGCTGCGAAACGGCCCCCGCCCGCGTCTGCGGGCGGGGGCCGTTCGCTGTCACCGCCAGGTGGTGATGGCGGTGCGGAGGGAGGCGGGGTCGAGGCCGTGCCAGCGGGCGTGGTCGGCCGGGGTGCCGTACGCGTGCAGGTCGCGGCGGCCGACGCCGAGGCTGAGCAGCCGGTGCGGCCGGTCGGCCAGCGCCTGCCCGACCACGTGCGCCGAGGTTCCCGCCAGGTACGGCTCGACCAGCACCACCTCGCCGGTGGCGGCCAGCGCCCGCAGGCCGATCACGTCGAACGGGCGGACGGTGTGCGTGTACGCCACCGTCACGTCCAGCCCCGCCGTGGCGGCGAGCACCGGCGCCAGCATCGGCCCGACCGCCACGACCAGCGGGCCGCCGCCGTGGCGCACGGGCCGCAACAGGTCCGCCTCGGCATACGCGATGTCGTTGACCTGTGTGGACAGCCGCAGGTAGACCGGGTCGTCGGTGGCGGCCGCGGCCCGCAGCAGCGGGCCGACCTCGCCGGGATGGCCCGGCACCCGCACGGTCCAGCCCGGCAGCGTGTCGATCAGCGGCACGTCCATCGGCGACATGTGCGTGTAGCCCATCGCCGACCCGTCGTAGGATGCGCCGACGCTGACCAGCACCGCCCCGACGCCCTGGTGCACCAGGTCGAGCTTGATCTGCTCGTACGCCCGGTCGATCACGAAGGTGGCGTAGCTGTGCGCGACCGGCCGCAGCCCGGTCAGGGCCAGCCCGCCCGCCACCCCGATCATGAGCTGCTCGCGGATGCCGACGTTCAGCACCCGGTCGGGGTGCTCCCGCCGGGCCGGCTCGAAGGCGTCGGCCGAGATGTCGGCCAGCACCAGCGCGGTGCGCGGGTCGGTGTCCAGCAGGTCGGCCATGGTGTCGGCGAACGCCTGGCGCATGTCAGCTCCCCTTCTTCTCGACCCGGGCGACGACCACGTGCGGCCGGCCGGGGCGCGCGGCGCGCAGCCCCGCGTGGACGGCGTCGTGGTCGCGGCCGGGCACGGTCACGGCCGACCAGCCGTGCACCTCGAACCGGGCGGCGATGCCGCCGGGCCAGCCCAGCGTGGCGGAGTCGTTGTCGATCACGATGGCGGTGACCGCGTCCAGGCCGGTCGTCCCGGCGTACGCGATGGCCTCGTGGTTGCTGCCCTCGTCGAGTTCGGCGTCGCCGAGCAGGACGTACACCCTGGGCGCCAGGCGGCCCTGGGCGCGCAGGCCGAGCGCGGTCCCGATGCCGAGTCCCAGGCCGTGGCCGAGCGAGCCGGAGCTGATCTCGACCCCGGGCACGCGCAGCCGGTCGGGGTGGTGCCCGAGCGGGCTGTCGGGCCCGGCCAGGTCGTCGAGCCACTCGTGCGGCAGGAACCCTTTCGCCGCCAGTACGGCGTAGTATGCGGCCGGGCCGTGGCCTTTGGAGAGCAGGAAGCGGTCCCGGTCGGGGTCGTCCAGGCGCTCCGGATCGATCCGCAGCACCCGGTCGTAGAGCACCCAGATCACGTCCAGGGTCGAGAACGCGCTCGGCGCGTGCTTCTCATCCCCCGTCAGCCGCTTGAGCAGCGGCTCCACCTCGATGACAGCCATACGAGTAGCGTGCAAGTTAAAGTTCACTTGAACTCAAGGCGGTACGGGGTGCCTTCTACTGTGATGCTGACCATCGGCGAGCTGTCCGCCCGCAGCGGCGTCGCCCCCTCCGCGCTGCGGTTCTACGAGCAGCGCGGCCTGATCCACTCCGTGCGTACCGGCGGCAACCAGCGCCGGTACGAGCGCAGCGAGCTGCGCCGGGTCTCGTTCATCCGTATCGCCCAGCAGGTGGGCGTCTCGCTGGAGCGCATCGGCACGGCCCTGGCCGACCTGCCCGAGGGCCGCGCCCCGACCAAGGCCGACTGGGCCCGGCTGTCGGCGCACTGGCGGGCCGACCTGGACGAGAAGATCGCCATGCTGGAACGGCTCCGGGACACCCTCGACGGCTGCATCGGCTGCGGCTGCCTGTCGCTGCAGAGCTGCCGACTGCACAATCCTGGCGACGTGCGCGCCGCCGAGGGCCCCGGACCACGCAACCTGCTCAGCTGAAGGTCGCGGTCATCTCGTACCGGCCGTACTCCTGGTCGCCGACGCGGACGTACACCCGGCTGTAGCCCAGGCTCTCCCGCACCTGGTCCAGCGACCAGCCCGACGGGATGCTGACCTGCATGAACAGGGTGTACGCACCAGGCGACAGCAGCCCCGCGTCGCACAGCATCCAGTTGTCCCGCTGCTCGCAGCCCTGGTGGTCGATGACGAACCCGTCCGGCAGTGACACCAGGACGCGGATCGGCTTGTCGGTCTCCGGAACGGACGGCATCTCCAGGCGGACGGTCAGGTCGGCCTTGCGGCGGGAACCCGCCGCAGCGCCGAAGCCCAGCGGCGACACCTTCACCTCGACAGCCGCGGTGGCCCGGTCGAAGGCGAAGGTCGGCGAGCCGCCGGTCTGTGCGAACG
This window encodes:
- a CDS encoding sterol carrier family protein; the protein is MSPSSEKSSAVAEALESLANGVVPDRLTLRDAVRALLAQLATSAPGRSVEVRVPPYGAIQCVDGPRHTRGTPPNLVETDPVTFLQLAAGRVEWDTAVADGRIRASGIRSDISPLFPIR
- the purF gene encoding amidophosphoribosyltransferase, with the translated sequence MPRGDGRLSHELDPHRPGPQDACGVFGVWAPGEEVAKLTYFGLYALQHRGQEAAGIAVSDGSGVVVYKDIGLVAQVFDEPTLASLRGHLAIGHARYSTTGDSTWENSQPTLQSTTAGTTIALAHNGNLVNTADLARRAAELGMDSRGSTNDTGLVTMLLAGRPDLSVEAAALEVLPTVEGAFSFVFMDENTLYAARDPHGVRPLMLGRLERGWVIASEQAALDICGASVVREVEPGELIAIDEYGLRSSRFAAPDPKGCLFEYVYLARPDATISGRNVYSTRVEIGRRLAAEHPVEADLVIPVPESGTPAAIGYAEASGIPYGQGLMKNAYVGRTFIQPSQTIRQLGIRLKLNPLRDNVRGKRLVVVDDSIVRGNTQRAIVRMLREAGALEVHVRISSPPVKWPCFYGIDFATGAELLANGMDMEGIRRSIGADSLGYVSLESLIAASEQPKNRLCRACFDGEYPIALPASNLIGKHVLEGVGRRVGTDERVDQAQVPAATPSTELSRSQ
- the purM gene encoding phosphoribosylformylglycinamidine cyclo-ligase, translated to MTHVTERPVSGPGSDGDRQLWTAASSSNRRRTGSSYADAGVSIDAGDRAVELLKDKVQRTHRPEVLGGLGGFSGLFKLDTSKYRNPVLASSTDGVGTKLAIAQQMNIHDTVGIDLVAMVVDDLVACGAEPLFLLDYIACGEVVPDRIAEIGAGIADGCRYAGCALLGGETAEHPGLMRPDEYDLSANGVGVVEEDQILGPDRVQLGDVVIAMRSSGLHSNGYSLVRHVLLGQARLKLDSVIEDLGDQRTLGEELLTPTKIYAKDCLNLIAECDVRALAHVTGGGIPGNLNRVLPKNMDATVDRASWAPQPIFDLIQRKGRIDGHDMESTFNMGVGMFAVVSPEDADRAMALLTGRGIECWQVGDVIEGSGVVQMHGAYTRG
- a CDS encoding transketolase family protein, which produces MRQAFADTMADLLDTDPRTALVLADISADAFEPARREHPDRVLNVGIREQLMIGVAGGLALTGLRPVAHSYATFVIDRAYEQIKLDLVHQGVGAVLVSVGASYDGSAMGYTHMSPMDVPLIDTLPGWTVRVPGHPGEVGPLLRAAAATDDPVYLRLSTQVNDIAYAEADLLRPVRHGGGPLVVAVGPMLAPVLAATAGLDVTVAYTHTVRPFDVIGLRALAATGEVVLVEPYLAGTSAHVVGQALADRPHRLLSLGVGRRDLHAYGTPADHARWHGLDPASLRTAITTWR
- a CDS encoding transketolase, yielding MAVIEVEPLLKRLTGDEKHAPSAFSTLDVIWVLYDRVLRIDPERLDDPDRDRFLLSKGHGPAAYYAVLAAKGFLPHEWLDDLAGPDSPLGHHPDRLRVPGVEISSGSLGHGLGLGIGTALGLRAQGRLAPRVYVLLGDAELDEGSNHEAIAYAGTTGLDAVTAIVIDNDSATLGWPGGIAARFEVHGWSAVTVPGRDHDAVHAGLRAARPGRPHVVVARVEKKGS
- the soxR gene encoding redox-sensitive transcriptional activator SoxR, whose amino-acid sequence is MLTIGELSARSGVAPSALRFYEQRGLIHSVRTGGNQRRYERSELRRVSFIRIAQQVGVSLERIGTALADLPEGRAPTKADWARLSAHWRADLDEKIAMLERLRDTLDGCIGCGCLSLQSCRLHNPGDVRAAEGPGPRNLLS